Proteins encoded together in one Triticum dicoccoides isolate Atlit2015 ecotype Zavitan chromosome 7B, WEW_v2.0, whole genome shotgun sequence window:
- the LOC119337683 gene encoding putative glycerol-3-phosphate transporter 5, whose translation MEPAAAPASPALPHGGHGAASAGGGTARGVRRRQYAVLALTFAAYAAFHASRKPPSIVKAVLSAGWAPFTGPEGTHRLGELDVAFLAAYAAAMFAAGHLADRADLRLLLGAAMLASGAASAALGAAYFLGVHSLPFFLAAQVASGVVQSAGWPCVVAVVGNWFGHASRRGTIMGVWNSHTSVGNIAGSVLAAAVLEFGWGWSFLVPAFVIAALGVVVLVFLVAHPSDAGLDLEAMEVEMNGDAGEEVELLVEDKKDVEVDDDDDELGLEMGTQLPTAIGFLEAWRLPGVAPYAFCLFFSKLVAYTFLYWLPFYIRNNAVAGQFLSHKASGILSIVFDIGGVLGGISAGFLSDAIGARAITSALFLLLSIPALILYRTFGSISMGHNIALMFISGYFVNGPYSLITTAVATDLGTQDAIKGNSRALATVSAIIDGTGSVGAALGPLLTGYISTRGWNSVFFMLIMSISLALVFLIRIARDEIVAKIGARR comes from the exons atGGAACCCGCGGCGGCGCCAGCCTCCCCCGCGCTTCCCCACGGAGGCCATGGCGCCGCCAGCGCCGGCGGCGGCACCGCGCGGGGCGTCCGGCGGCGCCAGTACGCGGTGCTGGCGCTCACCTTCGCGGCGTACGCGGCGTTCCACGCCTCCCGCAAGCCGCCCAGCATCGTCAAGGCGGTCCTCTCCGCGGGCTGGGCGCCCTTCACCGGGCCCGAGGGGACCCACCGCCTGGGCGAGCTCGACGTCGCCTTCCTCGCCGCCTACGCCGCCGCCATGTTCGCCGCGGGCCACCTGGCTGACCGCGCcgacctccgcctcctcctcggcgCCGCCATGCTCGCCTCGGGGGCCGCCTCGGCGGCGCTCGGCGCGGCCTACTTCCTGGGCGTCCACAgcctccccttcttcctcgccgcgCAGGTCGCCAGCGGCGTCGTCCAGTCCGCCGGGTGGCCCTGCGTCGTCGCCGTCGTGGGCAACTGGTTCGGCCACGCCTCCCGCCGCGGGACCATCATGGGGGTGTGGAACTCGCACACCTCCGTCGGCAACATCGCCGGCTCcgtcctcgccgccgccgtgctcgaGTTCGGCTGGGGGTGGTCCTTCTTGGTGCCCGCATTCGTCATTGCGGCGCTCGGGGTCGTAGTGCTGGTGTTCCTGGTCGCTCACCCGAGTGATGCTGGCTTGGACCTGGAAGCAATGGAGGTTGAGATgaatggggatgctggggaggaggTGGAGCTTCTTGTAGAGGACAAGAAAGATGTTGaagtggatgatgatgatgatgaactgggATTGGAAATGGGGACCCAATTACCTACGGCCATTGGGTTCTTGGAGGCATGGAGATTGCCCGGTGTCGCGCCCTAtgcgttctgcctcttcttctCCAAGCTTGTTGCTTATACCTTCCTCTACTGGTTGCCATTCTACATCCGGAACAATG CTGTAGCAGGACAGTTCTTGTCACACAAGGCTTCAGGAATTCTGTCAATTGTATTCGACATCGGAGGAGTTTTGGGAGGGATTTCTGCTGGTTTCCTCTCTGACGCAATCGGTGCCCGTGCCATAACATCAGCTCTGTTCCTTCTCCTCTCGATCCCTGCTCTTATCCTTTACCGGACATTCGGAAGCATATCCATGGGCCACAACATCGCCCTCATGTTCATCTCTGGCTACTTCGTGAACGGCCCATACTCCCTCATCACCACCGCCGTCGCAACCGATCTTGGCACCCAGGACGCGATCAAGGGGAATTCACGAGCACTAGCCACTGTCTCTGCGATAATCGACGGCACCGGCTCTGTCGGCGCAGCATTGGGGCCCTTGCTGACGGGGTACATCTCGACAAGAGGATGGAACAGCGTGTTCTTCATGCTGATCATGTCCATATCGCTCGCCCTCGTGTTTTTGATACGCATAGCTAGGGACGAGATAGTCGCCAAGATCGGTGCCAGGCGTTAG
- the LOC119337684 gene encoding hydroxyproline O-arabinosyltransferase 1-like has protein sequence MAAPCGRGALRLVLIAVSAAFLTYNVLLSSRSLLPLPTASFPAATTASSSSSRRLAAGGTGGRRLFHTAVTASGSVYNTWQCRVMYHWFKQARRQAGGADMGGFTRILHSGKPDEFVHEIPTFVADPLPDGADQGYIVLNRPWAFVQWLQKADIPEEYILMAEPDHLIVKPIPNLSRDGRAAAFPFFYIEPKKYEKVLRKFFPEKEGPITNIDPIGNSPVIIEKESLSRIAPTWMNISLAMKKDPEADKSFGWVLEMYAYAVSSALHGVGNILHKDFMIQPPWDLEIGDSFIIHYTYGCDYDMKGKLTYGKIGEWRFDKRSYENKPPPRNLPLPPYGVPQSVVTLVKMVNEATASIPNWESYAAE, from the exons ATGGCCGCGCCGTGCGGCCGCGGCGCGCTGCGGCTCGTGCTCATCGCCGTCTCCGCGGCCTTCCTCACCTACAACGTGCTCCTCTCCTCCCGCTCCCTCCTGCCCCTCCCCACCGCCTCCTTCCcggccgccaccaccgcctcctcctcctcgtcccgccgcctcgccgccggcggcaccggcgggcggaGGCTGTTCCACACCGCGGTGACCGCGTCGGGGTCCGTGTACAACACGTGGCAGTGCCGCGTCATGTACCACTGGTTCAAGCAGGCGCGGCGGCAGGCGGGCGGCGCCGACATGGGTGGCTTCACCAGGATCCTGCACTCCGGGAAGCCCGACGAGTTCGTCCACGAGATCCCCACCTTCGTCGCCGACCCGCTCCCCGACGGGGCGGATCAG GGATACATTGTTCTTAATAGGCCCTGGGCATTTGTTCAATGGCTCCAGAAGGCAGACATTCCGGAAGA ATATATCTTGATGGCAGAGCCAGATCATCTTATTGTCAAACCAATCCCAAACTTATCAAGAGATGGCCGGGCAGCAGCTTTCCCTTTCTTCTATATCGAGCCCAAAAAATATGAAAAGGTGCTGCGTAAATTCTTCCCCGAAAAGGAAGGGCCGATCACTAACATTGACCCCATAGGAAATTCTCCTGTCATCATTGAGAAG GAATCTCTTTCTAGGATCGCACCGACATGGATGAATATTTCGTTAGCGATGAAGAAAGATCCCGAAGCAGATAAATCCTTTGGCTGGGTTCTTGAAAT GTATGCGTATGCTGTATCATCTGCTCTCCATGGAGTGGGGAACATCTTACACAAGGATTTCATGATTCAG CCACCATGGGACCTTGAAATTGGCGATTCATTTATTATACATTATACTTATGGGTGTGATTATGATATGAAG GGCAAATTAACTTACGGCAAAATTGGAGAGTGGAGGTTTGACAAAAGATCCTACGAGAATAAACCTCCTCCTAGAAATTTGCCATTGCCTCCGTATGGCGTACCTCAAAGTGTG GTGACACTTGTGAAAATGGTTAATGAAGCAACGGCCAGCATACCCAACTGGGAATCTTACGCAGCCGAGTGA